AAGTAAGCATGGATGATATTAAAGATCATGCCAAGCAAATGATTAAGGCTCAAATGGCGCAATTCGGTCAGATGAATCCTACGGATAAAGAACTAGAAGATATTGCTGCTCGTGTATTATCTAACCAAGATGAAGCACGTCGTATTTCTGAACAAATTATCAGCCAGAAATTATTAGCGCTTTATAAAGAAAAGGCAAACATTAAAACAAAAGATATTACTTACGAAGACTTTGTTAAAGAAGTTTACGGAGACAAATAAGTTGCCAAGTTTTAAAGAATAAATCCTTATATTTAGGCGTTGGAAAAAAGAGCTTCAACGCCTATTTTTTTAAATTATTTTTAATTTAAGAAAATGGGACTATACACTTCCTGCTTTTATACAGGATTTTAACCTATAAAATTTTTAAAAACAATGAATTACGGAAAAGAATTTGAAAAATTCGCTATAAAAGATCAAGGTATTAGTAGTACGTATTACGACAAAATTATTAGTCATATGTACCCAACAAACTTAACACCTAATATTATTGAAGAACGTCAAATGAATATCGCTATTTTTGATGTTTTTTCCCGATTAATGATGGATCGCATCATCTTTTTAGGAACCGCAATTAATGATCAAGTAGCCAATATTATTCAAGCACAATTATTGTTTTTAGAGAGTACTGACTCTTCTAAAGATATACAAATATACATCAATTCACCAGGTGGTGGTGTTTATGCTGGTTTAGGTATTTATGATACTATGCAATTTATTAAGCCAGATGTAGCCACAATTTGTACAGGAATGGCAGCTTCTATGGGAGCGGTTTTATTATGTGCTGGTGAAAAAGGAAAACGTAGTGGTTTAACCCATTCACGTGTCATGATTCACCAACCATTAGGTGGAGCGCAAGGTCAAGCAAGTGATATTGAAATTACAGCGCGTGAGATTTTAACCTTAAAAGAAGAACTATACAAAATTATTAGCAAGCATTCTGGTCAGGATTACGACAAGATTTATCATGATAGTGATCGTGATTACTGGATGAAAGCA
Above is a window of Bizionia sp. M204 DNA encoding:
- the clpP gene encoding ATP-dependent Clp endopeptidase proteolytic subunit ClpP, coding for MNYGKEFEKFAIKDQGISSTYYDKIISHMYPTNLTPNIIEERQMNIAIFDVFSRLMMDRIIFLGTAINDQVANIIQAQLLFLESTDSSKDIQIYINSPGGGVYAGLGIYDTMQFIKPDVATICTGMAASMGAVLLCAGEKGKRSGLTHSRVMIHQPLGGAQGQASDIEITAREILTLKEELYKIISKHSGQDYDKIYHDSDRDYWMKADKAKEYGMIDEVLVRS